The following coding sequences lie in one Kamptonema formosum PCC 6407 genomic window:
- a CDS encoding alpha-2-macroglobulin family protein — MKFKKWIRPILLLILTVVVTTCGVANKSSKIEPLPSVAPLVNPQLVDWIEEISPTGKAEPLNQIRIRFKEALIPVESLDSSEQQDKLKLFEIKPAIPGQFRFLTPRMVGFQPEQALPKATRIQIAIKAGLTDLKNHRLDRDLSWTFNTEPIQLSNLPTSKPENSEFQPIDIKPTLKFTSNVELDLASVEQHLKLMPEGQTTTVPVKVELEKAEVKSEDRENPEENFDPSVRPFKYTIVPQQTLEKATQYRLQFDSGLLPLRGNLPSETPFVSQVETYSPLAFKAIKFFGQPDAGGAYGRFVKGSGQLQFNNGLIADSARENITLNPQPKKSPTLVQAYDNEPLVSLNPWSLEPAKQYTITIGANLKDKFGQTLGKPVTLQYETGDVSGEIWTPTGLNIFPAGKDLQLNISTVNLPESEYKAAYKVVQPTDLVYTADAYPRGEGNDLLSNPSEWQTFRVSGQKNQPLDITVPLREKLGAATGMLAYGVQARTNLYSDEKGKQKWREPTNYGLVQLTNLGVFAQWFPESGLIRVNHLDDGSPVAASVEIYESQLQAKSRPEPTPCATGKTDNNGTLLLNRENLQNCIKSEVGGFEKAPSLLVIARENKDWAFARTEEYSGAYGYGIEGDTWNSNKPQSRGTIFSDRQLYQPGEKAWLTGTAYYLQNGVIKQDKNTSYAVTLQTPSGTKTDLGTQTTNEFGTFSLELPIENNLPLGYYSILAKGGSGAEISGQFRIAEFKPPNFKVDLNLDKEFALIDDKIEATAQSNYLFGSPVEGGKAKYYVTRRKAEFTPKGWEEFAFGRQWFWPEESPNVPTDVLQQNAVLDASGKGNQTFTVGKDLPYPMNYRVDIEVSDVSNLSVSDSKTFTALPSERLIGLQTNFVGDAGKPLPIQLIVTDPTGKLIEGQKVRVELQKINYSSVTQVVEGSRNPHNQIEYKTVAKSEVKSGSTPQTVSLSPPESGSYRIRAKFPDSNNEVTATDLQIWATGENVVSWGNRYDNNRLEVKLDKKSYQPGETATALIQSPYPEAELYFAVVRDKTLYQTVTKVKGGAPQIQFQVTPEMLPNAAVEAVLVRQGKSLKELEPGSLENLVKIGFAPFQTSLDAKYLKVQVTPQQTELQPGAEETVQLQLQDNQGKPIKGQFTVMAVNEAVLQLTGYRPPDLVKTVYAEQSISTRFNDNRPNVVLENMASPLAKGWGYGGGFSTGAANTRVRKDFQALAYYNGSVVTDANGKASVTFKLPDDLTTWRVMAVATDGNLDFGNGEATFITTKSLISNPILPQFARPGDRIQAGLSVTNNTQEKGNLTINGQVAGAINFEGNNPTAANLKTQAESGTHAYRFPIVAGNAGDAKVQFATQLNSNVDAFEVPLEVKPLEVTENVVEVGTIPPNPPLQRGGQEVKIPLKVDKNVVSDVGGLEISLASTLIPEIIAPAKQVLQNEQLPFLEPAASQLLIAANLQTLSQQYAQSLKDFNPSKEAAIALEKLQKLQRPDGGFASYPGQELSDPFVTPYAAKAIASASKAFPNTVDTGMLSRLTDYLKKTLADPGQYEFCKEQVCKNQVRLSALISLAELGEKRNDFLADIYQQRSEYNLVTQIELARYLSQFNDWQNESQVLTNELQKSIYITGRTATVNLPKNVSWIASPTAIQAQALRLFIAQKSKTEDIDRLLQSLLNLRRDGTWQSTYDNAEALTALVDYSKTQPTPPKFSATVKLAGKQLDSIQFDGYRNPSQFITVATDQLPRNGDLIIQKSGQGTLHYIVNYGYRLQGNQPGRLNGLRVVREIRPAGEDRVLGKQQLSIPKDLTLGVGQVFDIGLEIIADRHVDHVVITDQLPAGFEAIDNSFQTSTKAVEAQGDSWQIGYKTMYRDRVLAYSDRLEPGAYSLHYLVRSVTPGTYLWPGAEAHLQYAPEEFGRSASSTLIVFDK, encoded by the coding sequence ATGAAATTCAAAAAATGGATAAGGCCGATACTTCTCCTAATTCTCACGGTGGTAGTAACAACCTGTGGAGTCGCGAATAAATCTTCAAAAATTGAACCCCTTCCCTCAGTTGCTCCCCTAGTTAATCCGCAACTGGTAGACTGGATTGAAGAAATTAGTCCTACTGGAAAAGCTGAACCTCTCAACCAAATTCGCATCCGGTTTAAAGAGGCATTAATTCCCGTTGAAAGCCTTGATAGTTCCGAACAGCAAGATAAACTCAAACTATTTGAAATCAAACCTGCTATCCCCGGTCAATTTCGTTTTTTAACCCCCCGTATGGTGGGATTTCAACCGGAACAAGCATTACCTAAAGCTACTCGTATTCAAATCGCCATCAAAGCAGGTTTGACTGATTTAAAAAATCACCGCCTCGATCGAGATTTAAGTTGGACATTTAACACCGAACCAATCCAACTGTCCAATTTACCCACTTCTAAACCGGAAAATTCAGAGTTCCAACCCATTGATATTAAGCCTACTCTGAAATTCACATCAAATGTAGAATTAGATTTAGCTTCAGTGGAACAACATTTGAAGCTAATGCCAGAGGGACAGACAACAACTGTGCCTGTTAAAGTAGAGTTAGAAAAAGCTGAGGTAAAATCAGAGGATAGGGAAAACCCAGAAGAAAATTTCGATCCATCGGTTCGCCCTTTTAAGTATACCATAGTTCCCCAACAAACCCTCGAAAAAGCCACTCAGTACCGTCTACAATTTGACTCTGGCTTGCTACCACTTCGCGGCAATCTCCCCAGCGAAACACCATTTGTTAGCCAGGTAGAAACTTATTCGCCCTTGGCATTTAAAGCTATTAAATTTTTTGGACAACCAGATGCTGGCGGTGCTTATGGTCGGTTCGTAAAAGGCAGCGGTCAGTTACAATTTAATAACGGTCTGATCGCGGATTCAGCGCGGGAGAATATCACCCTTAATCCCCAACCTAAAAAATCTCCCACACTTGTCCAAGCCTATGACAATGAACCTTTGGTTAGTCTTAATCCCTGGAGTTTAGAACCAGCAAAACAATATACTATTACTATTGGTGCTAACCTCAAAGATAAATTCGGTCAAACCTTGGGAAAACCAGTCACATTGCAGTATGAAACAGGCGATGTCTCTGGCGAAATTTGGACACCCACAGGGTTAAATATTTTCCCAGCAGGGAAAGACTTACAACTGAATATTTCTACAGTCAATTTACCCGAATCCGAGTACAAAGCAGCCTATAAAGTCGTTCAACCGACAGATTTAGTTTATACTGCTGACGCATATCCCAGAGGCGAGGGAAATGATTTACTTTCCAATCCTTCTGAGTGGCAAACTTTTCGAGTTTCAGGGCAGAAAAATCAGCCTCTAGATATAACAGTTCCCTTACGGGAAAAACTAGGTGCAGCAACAGGAATGCTTGCTTATGGAGTGCAAGCACGCACGAATCTTTACTCGGATGAAAAAGGTAAACAAAAATGGCGAGAACCTACTAATTACGGTTTAGTTCAATTGACTAATTTGGGAGTATTTGCCCAGTGGTTCCCAGAGTCAGGCTTAATTAGAGTAAACCATCTCGATGATGGTTCCCCAGTAGCAGCATCAGTCGAGATTTACGAATCTCAATTACAGGCAAAATCTCGACCTGAACCTACTCCTTGTGCAACGGGTAAAACTGACAATAATGGTACATTATTACTCAATCGCGAGAATTTACAGAACTGTATTAAATCTGAAGTAGGTGGCTTTGAAAAAGCACCAAGTTTATTAGTCATTGCCCGTGAAAACAAAGACTGGGCATTTGCTAGAACTGAAGAATATAGCGGTGCTTATGGCTACGGGATTGAAGGAGATACTTGGAACAGTAATAAGCCACAATCGCGCGGTACAATCTTCTCAGACAGACAACTTTATCAACCAGGGGAAAAAGCTTGGTTGACGGGAACTGCTTACTATCTCCAAAATGGAGTTATCAAGCAGGATAAAAATACCAGTTATGCAGTCACGCTGCAAACTCCCAGCGGTACTAAGACTGATTTAGGAACTCAGACAACTAATGAATTTGGCACATTTTCCCTAGAATTGCCCATCGAAAATAATCTACCTTTAGGCTACTATTCTATTCTAGCTAAAGGAGGAAGCGGAGCGGAAATTTCTGGTCAATTTCGGATTGCTGAATTCAAACCACCTAATTTTAAGGTAGATTTAAACCTCGATAAAGAGTTTGCACTGATTGACGATAAAATCGAGGCAACTGCCCAAAGTAATTATCTGTTTGGTTCGCCAGTAGAAGGTGGAAAAGCCAAATACTATGTCACTCGCCGCAAAGCAGAATTTACACCAAAAGGTTGGGAAGAATTTGCCTTTGGGCGGCAATGGTTTTGGCCAGAAGAAAGCCCGAACGTTCCCACTGATGTACTGCAACAAAATGCAGTCTTAGATGCTAGTGGTAAAGGCAATCAAACATTTACAGTCGGCAAAGATTTGCCCTATCCGATGAATTATCGGGTAGATATTGAAGTCTCCGATGTTTCAAATCTGTCTGTATCCGATTCTAAAACATTTACTGCCCTACCCAGCGAGCGATTAATTGGTTTACAGACTAATTTTGTTGGCGATGCCGGTAAACCTTTACCGATTCAACTCATCGTTACCGATCCTACAGGAAAACTAATAGAAGGTCAAAAAGTCCGCGTTGAACTGCAAAAAATTAACTACAGCAGCGTTACTCAAGTAGTCGAAGGTAGTCGCAATCCTCACAATCAAATCGAATACAAAACAGTAGCAAAAAGCGAGGTAAAATCTGGCAGCACTCCTCAAACAGTATCTCTGAGTCCTCCTGAATCTGGTTCTTACCGCATTCGGGCTAAATTTCCTGATAGCAATAACGAAGTAACTGCCACTGATTTACAGATTTGGGCAACAGGAGAAAATGTCGTAAGCTGGGGTAACAGATACGATAATAATCGCCTGGAAGTCAAACTCGACAAGAAAAGCTATCAACCAGGTGAAACAGCAACAGCTTTAATTCAATCGCCTTATCCAGAAGCAGAGTTATACTTTGCTGTTGTTCGCGATAAAACCCTCTATCAAACTGTCACTAAAGTTAAGGGTGGTGCGCCTCAAATCCAGTTCCAAGTAACGCCAGAAATGTTGCCAAATGCAGCAGTAGAAGCTGTGTTAGTCCGTCAGGGCAAGAGTTTAAAAGAATTAGAACCGGGAAGTCTAGAAAATCTGGTAAAAATCGGCTTTGCTCCTTTTCAAACCAGTTTAGATGCTAAATACTTGAAAGTCCAAGTTACTCCCCAGCAAACAGAATTACAACCGGGTGCAGAGGAAACCGTACAACTACAATTACAGGACAATCAAGGGAAACCAATCAAGGGGCAATTTACAGTTATGGCTGTCAATGAAGCCGTGCTGCAACTAACTGGATATCGCCCGCCAGATTTGGTTAAAACTGTCTATGCGGAGCAATCTATTTCTACCCGCTTCAACGATAATCGACCGAATGTAGTGTTAGAAAATATGGCTTCACCCTTGGCAAAAGGTTGGGGTTATGGCGGTGGCTTCTCCACAGGTGCAGCAAATACTCGCGTCCGCAAAGATTTTCAAGCTTTGGCTTATTACAATGGTTCTGTTGTTACAGATGCTAATGGGAAAGCGAGCGTTACATTCAAACTTCCTGACGATTTAACAACTTGGCGTGTAATGGCTGTTGCTACTGACGGCAATTTAGATTTTGGTAATGGCGAGGCAACTTTTATTACCACTAAATCGCTGATTTCTAATCCCATTTTACCGCAGTTTGCCCGCCCCGGCGATCGCATTCAAGCAGGCTTATCTGTAACTAACAATACTCAGGAAAAAGGCAATCTGACAATTAACGGTCAAGTCGCTGGCGCTATCAATTTTGAAGGGAATAACCCAACAGCGGCGAATCTAAAAACTCAAGCCGAGTCAGGGACTCATGCTTACCGTTTCCCCATTGTGGCCGGTAATGCTGGTGATGCTAAAGTTCAATTTGCCACGCAATTAAATAGCAATGTAGATGCGTTTGAAGTGCCTTTAGAGGTGAAACCTTTAGAAGTTACAGAAAACGTTGTGGAAGTGGGAACAATACCCCCCAATCCCCCCTTACAAAGGGGGGGACAGGAGGTAAAAATTCCTCTGAAGGTTGATAAAAATGTGGTGTCAGATGTTGGCGGTTTAGAGATTTCTCTAGCTAGTACATTGATACCAGAAATTATCGCACCAGCGAAACAGGTTTTACAGAATGAACAGTTACCATTTTTGGAACCTGCGGCTAGTCAGTTATTAATTGCAGCTAATTTGCAAACTCTTTCTCAGCAATATGCTCAAAGTTTGAAAGATTTTAATCCTAGCAAAGAAGCTGCGATCGCGCTTGAAAAATTGCAAAAACTTCAGCGTCCCGATGGTGGTTTTGCTTCCTACCCCGGACAAGAACTATCTGACCCGTTTGTGACTCCCTATGCAGCAAAGGCAATCGCATCTGCTTCTAAGGCTTTTCCTAATACAGTCGATACGGGGATGCTATCTCGCCTGACAGACTACTTAAAGAAAACTCTTGCTGACCCCGGACAATATGAGTTTTGCAAAGAGCAAGTTTGTAAGAATCAAGTGAGATTATCGGCTTTAATCTCTCTAGCAGAATTAGGCGAAAAGCGCAATGATTTTCTAGCCGATATCTATCAACAGCGGAGTGAATATAATCTAGTTACTCAAATTGAGCTGGCGCGTTACCTTTCTCAATTTAATGACTGGCAAAATGAGTCTCAAGTGCTAACTAATGAGTTGCAAAAAAGCATCTATATCACGGGTCGCACAGCTACGGTGAATCTACCTAAGAATGTGAGCTGGATAGCTTCTCCTACAGCTATTCAAGCTCAAGCTTTGCGGCTGTTTATCGCTCAAAAAAGCAAGACTGAAGATATCGATCGCTTATTGCAAAGCCTCCTAAATTTGCGGCGTGATGGCACTTGGCAAAGCACTTATGACAATGCAGAAGCACTGACAGCTTTAGTAGATTACAGCAAAACTCAGCCGACACCACCTAAGTTTAGTGCTACGGTAAAATTGGCTGGTAAACAGTTAGATTCCATTCAGTTTGACGGCTACCGCAATCCCAGTCAGTTTATCACTGTAGCCACAGATCAATTGCCACGAAATGGCGATCTAATCATTCAGAAATCTGGTCAAGGTACGCTGCACTATATCGTCAATTATGGCTATCGCTTGCAGGGTAATCAACCGGGACGTTTAAACGGGTTGCGAGTAGTGCGAGAAATCCGACCTGCGGGTGAAGATCGAGTGTTAGGGAAACAGCAACTTTCTATTCCTAAAGACCTGACTTTGGGAGTGGGACAAGTGTTTGATATTGGTTTGGAAATTATCGCCGATCGCCATGTGGATCATGTGGTAATTACTGACCAGTTACCTGCTGGTTTCGAGGCAATTGATAACAGTTTCCAAACCTCTACAAAGGCGGTGGAAGCTCAAGGTGATAGCTGGCAAATTGGGTATAAAACGATGTATCGCGATCGCGTCCTCGCCTATAGCGATCGCCTCGAACCTGGGGCCTACAGCCTCCACTACCTCGTCCGTTCCGTCACCCCCGGAACCTACCTCTGGCCAGGCGCAGAAGCTCATTTACAATATGCTCCTGAAGAGTTTGGGCGATCGGCATCCTCTACCTTGATTGTCTTCGATAAATGA
- a CDS encoding DICT sensory domain-containing protein, translated as MIVPTSVLPELLQALPQLRSQIYFKSSLTALSHAMEDLVLAGLDQPLVIASFQRERFYRQEAHRYRRIATLTSQVYVLAVPETDFKNASDCYETVAFKPEDGLSQEWHLVVIGQEYSTCLICQERKAPTQNENDSAPLAMMDQARRFEGIWTFDREVSCKAADLLLKRILNYRPELEQKIEEAQNIYGIAKELPKQRKTTNAKSKSALRKGSQNPKLNEPFAQRLVTYLQAGQHKLLKAYRSIAAQERKERLVNLITTAMRRSLNHDEMIEVAVQELGEALHACRCLIYRCKATDAAAKINQEFLRPGVRSLRGQTWPLQNNPLFEEVVSKLEPVYVEQGAEYPLIANTSALRTLVQEWQILSWLMVPVLYQGRVLGIVELHQCHSTKAWEEDELALVEAIATQLGAALIQAETYAHLEELNQQLEALDRTRSNLIAITGHELRTPLSTIQVCLESLSQDPDMPLELRQVMLETALSDAERMRKLVQDFLTLSHLESGRVQWNMESLPLQECVDLALSSIRARRQREDLPQIIAQVPPELPLVQADGEWLVEVLSKLLDNACKFTEPNGNVTIEAKRNGDRTIEVVVTDTGRGIEPNRLEVVFDRFYQEEGALRRSTGGTGLGLAICRQIVKSWGGQIWANSAGKDRGSQFHFTIPFVENGIEPKRS; from the coding sequence ATGATCGTCCCAACTTCGGTACTACCAGAGCTGCTGCAAGCTTTGCCGCAACTGCGATCGCAAATTTATTTTAAGTCTTCGCTGACGGCGCTTTCCCACGCGATGGAAGACCTGGTACTGGCGGGGTTAGACCAGCCGCTAGTGATCGCGAGTTTCCAGCGAGAGCGCTTTTACCGCCAGGAAGCTCACCGTTATCGGCGCATTGCCACGCTCACATCTCAGGTTTATGTGCTGGCGGTACCGGAAACTGATTTCAAAAATGCTTCTGACTGTTACGAGACTGTAGCATTTAAGCCGGAAGACGGTTTGAGTCAAGAGTGGCATTTAGTCGTGATCGGTCAGGAATATTCAACTTGCTTAATCTGTCAAGAACGAAAAGCTCCTACTCAAAATGAGAACGATAGCGCACCGCTGGCAATGATGGATCAAGCTCGCCGCTTTGAAGGGATTTGGACGTTTGACCGCGAAGTGAGCTGCAAAGCTGCTGATTTACTGCTGAAACGAATTCTTAACTATCGGCCGGAGTTAGAACAAAAGATTGAGGAAGCGCAAAATATTTATGGTATTGCCAAGGAATTGCCGAAGCAGCGAAAAACGACTAATGCCAAATCTAAATCTGCCTTGAGAAAGGGGAGTCAAAATCCCAAATTGAATGAGCCGTTTGCTCAGCGATTGGTGACATATTTACAGGCGGGTCAGCATAAATTACTAAAAGCTTACCGTTCGATCGCGGCCCAAGAGCGGAAAGAGCGTTTAGTAAATTTAATTACCACAGCGATGCGGCGATCGCTCAATCATGACGAGATGATCGAAGTAGCTGTGCAAGAATTAGGAGAGGCTCTCCATGCTTGCCGTTGCTTGATTTACCGCTGCAAAGCTACAGATGCAGCCGCCAAAATCAATCAGGAGTTTTTGCGTCCCGGCGTTCGTTCTCTGCGGGGTCAGACTTGGCCGCTGCAAAACAATCCCCTGTTTGAGGAGGTTGTGAGTAAGTTAGAGCCAGTTTATGTGGAACAGGGAGCAGAATATCCTCTGATTGCTAATACATCGGCATTGCGGACACTGGTTCAAGAGTGGCAAATTCTTTCTTGGCTGATGGTGCCAGTGCTTTATCAGGGGAGGGTTTTGGGGATAGTGGAATTGCATCAGTGCCATTCTACGAAGGCTTGGGAAGAAGATGAATTGGCCCTCGTAGAGGCGATCGCGACTCAACTGGGAGCGGCCCTAATTCAAGCTGAAACCTACGCTCACTTAGAAGAACTCAACCAACAACTGGAAGCTCTCGATCGCACTCGCAGTAATTTAATCGCGATCACGGGTCACGAACTCCGCACTCCCCTGTCTACTATCCAAGTTTGCCTGGAAAGTTTGAGCCAAGACCCCGATATGCCTTTAGAGTTGCGGCAAGTGATGCTAGAAACTGCTTTAAGTGACGCGGAACGAATGCGTAAACTGGTGCAGGACTTTCTCACTCTTTCTCACTTAGAGAGTGGCAGAGTGCAATGGAATATGGAAAGCTTGCCGCTGCAAGAGTGCGTCGATCTTGCTCTCAGCAGCATTCGCGCCCGCCGTCAACGTGAGGATTTACCGCAGATTATCGCACAAGTGCCGCCAGAGCTGCCTTTGGTACAGGCGGATGGGGAATGGCTGGTGGAAGTGCTCTCGAAACTACTGGATAATGCTTGTAAATTCACAGAACCCAATGGTAATGTGACGATTGAGGCTAAGCGCAATGGCGATCGCACGATCGAGGTAGTGGTAACTGATACTGGGCGCGGCATTGAGCCTAACCGTTTAGAGGTAGTATTTGACCGCTTTTATCAAGAGGAAGGTGCTTTGCGGCGTAGCACTGGGGGTACTGGTTTGGGGCTAGCAATTTGTAGGCAAATTGTCAAAAGTTGGGGCGGTCAAATTTGGGCGAATTCGGCAGGAAAAGATCGCGGTTCTCAGTTTCATTTTACTATTCCTTTTGTGGAAAATGGCATAGAGCCAAAGCGATCGTAA
- a CDS encoding DUF2973 domain-containing protein → MLHVLYILAFTILAFLAVGNLFRSLLTVGMESQRIQPFRGGNYNASSSRFQAVPHPELLDDYGNVVNEPLLVMRSLSVQDAREQLDALYKSSPGNNDEAREDV, encoded by the coding sequence ATGTTACACGTCCTTTACATCCTGGCTTTCACGATCCTAGCTTTTTTGGCTGTGGGGAACTTATTCCGCAGTTTGTTGACGGTGGGTATGGAGTCTCAGCGCATCCAACCATTTAGAGGTGGTAATTATAACGCATCATCCTCTCGGTTTCAAGCAGTGCCGCATCCAGAATTATTGGATGATTATGGGAATGTTGTGAATGAGCCATTGTTGGTAATGCGATCGCTTTCAGTGCAAGACGCTCGCGAACAATTGGATGCTCTTTATAAGTCTTCTCCGGGTAATAACGACGAGGCCCGCGAGGATGTGTGA
- the thrS gene encoding threonine--tRNA ligase, translating into MSSPESLSAPEQPAKIHLPRTSESEPLKKIRHTTSHVMAMAVQKLFPKALVTIGPWIENGFYYDFDIPEAFTEKDLKSIKKEMIKIINRKLPLIREEVSREEAERRIKEINEPYKLEILEGLTEPITIYHLGDEWWDLCAGPHLENTSELNPKAIELESVAGAYWRGDETKAQLQRIYGTAWENPEQLQEYQRRKEEALRRDHRKLGKELGLFIFADVVGPGLPLWTPKGTILRSILEDFLKQEQVKRGYLPVVTPHIGRVDLFKTSGHWQKYKEDMFPMMAEDEESAKAEQGFVLKPMNCPFHIQIYKSELRSYRELPMRLAEFGTVYRYEQSGELGGLTRVRGFTVDDSHLFVTPEQLDAEFLSVVDLILSVFKSLQLKNFKARLSFRDPTSDKYMGSDEVWEQSQGAIRRAVETLGMNYFEGIGEAAFYGPKLDFIFSDALDREWQLGTVQVDYNLPERFDLEYVAEDGTRKRPVMIHRAPFGSLERLIGILIEEYAGDFPVWLAPIQVRLLPVSNDFLPFAQEVAAKMRILGIRAEADVSSERLGKLIRNAEKDKIPVMGIVGAKEVESNSLSIRTRASGELGMIAVDEVINRLKSAILSFSNF; encoded by the coding sequence ATGTCTAGCCCAGAATCCCTTTCCGCACCCGAACAGCCCGCTAAAATCCACCTTCCTCGCACCAGCGAGTCAGAACCCCTGAAAAAAATTCGCCACACCACCTCTCACGTCATGGCAATGGCGGTGCAAAAGCTATTTCCCAAAGCCCTAGTAACAATCGGCCCTTGGATTGAAAACGGATTTTACTATGACTTTGACATCCCAGAGGCATTTACAGAAAAAGATTTGAAATCCATCAAAAAAGAGATGATCAAAATCATCAATCGTAAATTGCCTCTAATTCGGGAAGAAGTCAGCCGGGAAGAAGCCGAACGCCGAATTAAAGAAATTAACGAGCCTTACAAACTGGAAATTTTAGAAGGTCTAACAGAACCGATTACCATCTACCATTTGGGTGATGAATGGTGGGATTTATGTGCCGGCCCCCACTTAGAAAATACCAGCGAACTAAACCCAAAAGCCATTGAATTAGAAAGCGTTGCCGGTGCTTATTGGCGCGGAGATGAAACCAAAGCTCAGTTGCAACGCATCTACGGAACTGCTTGGGAAAATCCCGAACAATTACAAGAATATCAGCGCCGAAAAGAAGAAGCACTCAGGCGCGATCATCGTAAACTAGGCAAAGAATTAGGATTGTTTATTTTTGCCGATGTCGTCGGGCCAGGCTTGCCTTTGTGGACACCCAAAGGCACAATTTTGCGGAGTATTTTAGAAGATTTCCTCAAACAAGAACAGGTTAAACGCGGCTATTTACCCGTCGTCACTCCTCACATTGGCAGAGTAGATTTATTCAAAACCTCTGGTCACTGGCAGAAATATAAGGAAGATATGTTTCCGATGATGGCAGAGGATGAAGAATCGGCAAAAGCAGAACAAGGTTTTGTTCTTAAACCGATGAATTGTCCTTTCCACATTCAAATATATAAGAGCGAATTACGTTCTTATCGGGAATTGCCCATGCGGTTAGCAGAATTCGGTACTGTTTACCGCTACGAACAATCGGGAGAATTAGGAGGATTAACCAGAGTTCGCGGATTTACTGTTGATGATTCCCACTTATTTGTCACGCCGGAACAGTTGGATGCTGAATTTTTGAGCGTGGTGGATTTAATCCTATCAGTATTCAAAAGTCTGCAATTAAAGAACTTTAAAGCTAGACTGAGTTTCCGCGATCCAACTTCCGATAAATACATGGGTTCCGATGAAGTTTGGGAGCAATCTCAAGGGGCAATTCGTCGCGCTGTGGAAACCTTGGGAATGAATTATTTTGAAGGAATTGGGGAAGCGGCTTTTTATGGCCCCAAACTCGATTTTATTTTCAGCGATGCGCTTGACCGCGAGTGGCAATTAGGAACTGTCCAGGTAGATTACAATTTACCTGAACGTTTCGATTTGGAATATGTCGCTGAGGACGGAACTCGCAAACGTCCAGTAATGATTCATCGCGCTCCTTTTGGTTCTTTGGAACGGTTAATTGGCATTTTAATTGAGGAATATGCGGGTGATTTCCCGGTGTGGTTAGCACCAATTCAGGTTCGTTTGTTACCAGTTAGTAATGACTTTTTACCTTTTGCTCAAGAGGTAGCGGCGAAGATGCGGATATTGGGAATTCGCGCTGAGGCGGATGTGAGTAGCGAGCGTTTGGGTAAGTTAATTCGCAATGCTGAGAAGGATAAAATTCCGGTGATGGGTATTGTGGGTGCAAAGGAGGTTGAGTCAAATAGTTTGAGTATTCGCACTCGTGCTTCTGGGGAGTTGGGAATGATTGCTGTTGATGAGGTAATTAATAGATTGAAGTCGGCGATTTTGAGTTTCAGCAATTTTTAG
- a CDS encoding DUF4058 family protein, translating into MPNPFPGMNPYLENTDLWAQVHHLLISMILESLVPKLLPKYRVDIEKRIYEINGEESLLVGIPDVIVQPSSNQTNSTNSNVAVAAPPAKSLRVRVPMPIEFREGYLPVIDIATKEVVTVIEVLSPANKRRGKGREMYEEKREKIIATRTHLVEIDLLRNWQPLPVFGNDIEANYRILVSRGNQRPMADLYLFNLANPISSFPLPLRSGDVEPIVDLQALLNGVYDRAAYDFRIDYNSEVVPSLSELDTIWADSLLREKGLRV; encoded by the coding sequence ATGCCTAATCCGTTTCCAGGGATGAATCCATACTTAGAAAATACTGATTTATGGGCTCAAGTACATCACTTGCTGATTAGTATGATTTTGGAGTCTTTAGTCCCGAAATTGCTTCCAAAATATAGAGTTGATATTGAAAAGCGAATTTATGAAATTAACGGAGAAGAGTCTCTGTTAGTAGGTATTCCTGATGTCATTGTCCAACCTTCGTCAAATCAAACAAACTCTACGAATTCTAATGTCGCCGTTGCAGCACCCCCTGCTAAATCTTTAAGAGTGAGAGTGCCTATGCCTATAGAATTTAGGGAAGGCTATTTACCAGTAATAGATATAGCCACCAAGGAAGTTGTGACAGTAATCGAGGTGCTTTCACCCGCCAATAAAAGACGTGGCAAAGGACGCGAAATGTATGAGGAAAAGCGGGAGAAAATAATTGCAACTCGCACCCATTTAGTTGAGATTGATTTACTACGTAATTGGCAACCTCTTCCAGTTTTTGGTAACGATATCGAGGCTAATTATCGAATTTTGGTCAGTCGGGGAAATCAACGCCCGATGGCGGATTTATATCTTTTTAATTTAGCCAATCCAATTTCTTCATTTCCGTTACCTTTACGTTCAGGTGATGTAGAACCTATTGTAGATTTACAAGCTTTACTCAATGGAGTTTATGACCGCGCCGCTTATGATTTTAGAATAGATTATAATAGTGAAGTTGTGCCGTCGTTGTCAGAATTAGATACTATTTGGGCAGATAGTTTATTGCGAGAAAAAGGATTGAGAGTCTAA